The following is a genomic window from Prevotella sp. E13-17.
TGCAATGGGCAATATATGACAACAGTCTGTTAGATGATGTACAAAAGGAACGTGAGACAATGGATGCAATCTATACCAAATTGAGAGCTGTGCCCGAGCCACTTACACATTGGTATTACGGTCACTTTCATCAAAGCTGGCGTTCATCTATTGATGGAGTCCTATTCAAGATGTTAGACATCATGGAACTGGCTGAAATTACCCCTTGACAAAATCAAGTTTTATAACGCCATTCTGTACAAACATACTACTATTAGACAGAAGTGTAGTAGTTTTGTACGATTATATAAATTCGGCAATAAATACATTTTGTTGCCGAATTTATATTTCCTATCAACCAAACACCTGTATTAAAGGATTCTGATTTCTGCCGTCAAAAAAGAAAGAGATGGTTAGCTTGGTTTCAATTGGGCAAGGGGCGGTTTAGTTTATCCCCATATTATATATCTATAACCTAAACTAAACCTTTTATCTTCCGACGTTGAAACCTTGTCATCAAATGCGTTTCTCAAAATAGGTTAGAAATGACGATGAGCATCACTGTCACTTTTGTTACCTTAAAAAGATGTGTTTACACTGACTATCAGCCACTTATATTTACAGATAGTAACTTCTGAATCGGAAAGTAGATTCTGCGTGGGAAAGTGATATATATAATAGTTGAAAAAATCTCTCCAATATATAGCAAAACTATAGAATACTCCAATTATTATAGAAATTTATCTCCATCTTCGCAATTATTATGAATTTTGACAGAAATAGCATGCAGAATATGATCTTTTAAGGCATTTATTATCTTATGCTTTTCCCCACTACCAGTCGTTGACAAACGAAGTAATGGCAAACCATACACTTCAAGGATATGGTCTTTCATTTCGTCACGTCGATGTTGAGCAGTTTCTTCATTATGGAAGTTGTACCCATCTGTCTCAATTGCCAATAACGGTTTCTTGCTAACATGGTTTACTATAAGAAAGTCAAGATGGGTTGCATAATGAGAGATATATTTGCGCTCTTCATCATTGAGAAGCGACCAGTCTCTTATAATGGTCCTTAGCGGAGTATGACAGAATACGCCCAAGTGAGAATATTCAGGGTACTCACGCAGGATGTTCTCAATCAATGAGAATGTCAGGTTTTCTGAGTCGTATTCTGAGATGTTACGATGACCGGCAAGAAACGCCATACGTTCTGCTGTATATTGACTATAGAGATAATCGAAAATAGAACTGATTTTACTCTCCGTTACTGAGAAATTGTTGTAGGCGATATAGTCTATAAACTCCGTAATATTCCCTTTTCGTTCCTGCTCGTTACCCGAAACGACCAAGTAGAAATGTTTCTTTGCTCTTGATATGGCAACATTCAACAAATTGGGATCATCAGCAAACTCGGATATCTCGTCATCCACGACACTCATGATGATGGTGTCCTTTTCTCGTCCCTGATACTTATGAATGGTGGCGGCCTCTATAGTGGGAATCTGATGATTAAATTCATTCACCTGTTGGTTATATGGTGTAATGATACCAATATCCGTTTCATCTTGCAAGTTTGGCATGATTTCCTCCTTTACCACATCAATCTCGCGCTGGTTATAGTGACCACGCGTATGATGTCCTGGAGCTGTTTTGATGGCTGTCAGTACGTTAGGCTCATCATTGTCTTCCGTCACAATCAACAGATTCCCACCATAGAAACGCTGATTGCAAAAGTTGATGATTTTGGGATGACAGCGGTAGTGCTCCCTGAGCAAGGTTTGCTTGACGTTTGGCATGACTGCACAGACAGACTGCAGAAAGCTGTACTTTGCACAGTTGTACCCTTCCAGCACTTTATATTCTTTGAATATAGTGTCCAATTTCAACTTATCTTCATCTGTTACCACGTTAGGGAGCTGGAGAGTATCACCCACTATTACAGCGTTTCTGGCACAAGTAAGAGCCAAAGCACCCGTTTCGATAGAGACCTGCGAGGCTTCGTCCATAATAAGGTAATCATAAACCATGTCAGGAACAGATGTTCTTGCAGAAAACGTTGTGCTCAGGACAACTGGGTATTGATTCAATAATTCTTCTGCATGAAGGTGCAATTCTTTTACGTCATTAAACACCCTGCGTTGATTCTTGCTGTATTTTCCATTGAGAGAATTTTTCAGAACTGCCATCGAATGATCAGTTAGAGCGGATGACAATGCCTTTGCGTTATAGGAGGCGAGCTGACTCGTGTGGCTGTCTATGAGAACGGTTAATTCCTTAATTCTCACAATATAGTACAATGCCTGTAGCTCCAAGATGGTCGGCAGAATATTGTTTCTATCTAACGGCGACTTTACGCCAAGAAGATATTTTCTGGCAAAATTCATCCAAACCCACTTGATGCGTTCCACGAATTGGCCAAATGTACTGGATGTAACAGCATCGCCTTCAGCGTAGGCCTGATAGCGGAACCAAAGATTCATAATACGTTGGGATTTAGCAGTTCTTTTTGGCGAATAGATTTCTTCGTCTATCTGATTGTCCTGCTTAAAATGCTCCCACTCCAGTTCTATGGCCTTCAGTTCTTGCTTCGTAGAAGCCAAACTCTCTTGCAAATCAAACACTTTCCGCAGTTGTTTCAGAGTATCCCCCACTCTTCGTTTCTCTTGGAACGAATCTGTCATCGACAAACTCCATGTCTGCAATTCATCTGGAACAACAGGTTGGTTATTGACAAAGACTTCTTTGTTTTCCCTCTTTCCTAATGATGCCACAATGAAGTCCAGCCCATACTTCTGCAATTTCTCCAGCACATTGGCTGTTGCAGAGTTATTGTTCGATACTACCATCACCGTTTTTCCCTGTACCAAGATGTTGGCAATGATATTCAAGATGGTCTGAGTCTTTCCTGTTCCTGGAGGACCTTGAATCACGCTGATTTGATTCTCAAAGGCAGCAGTAACGGCTTTCTCTTGACTGGAGTTACAGCCAAAAGGAAAAATCAGGTCAGATACCCGATGCCTCTTGACATGATATACATTTGGGTTAAGATATGGGACTGCGGCCAACTCCTTATCAATGAAGTCTATCTTTTCATAAAGCGCAGGAAGGATGCCACCATGCTCTTCATCCTTACCCAGTTCATTAACCTGTGCAATACGCTTTAGAAATTCAAAAGCATTATTTGCGATGTCGTCTGCCAGACACGATTCTACCACATGAATACTACCATGAAGGTAGTCTTGAACATAACCATTGTTGAATGTAATACGCCAATGCGTTTGTTCACCATGTTGGAAGGAACGAATGTCTTCAACATTATGCTGTTCTCTTCCACCGATGTAAACCTTACAATACAGATGATCATGCCAGACGGCATCCTTCAACCAAACCACATCATTATACCTGTAATGATATGTACGAGGCGAAGACTTGAACTTTACGTCGTACACACCATTACCGCCCATCTGGAACTGCTCTATCTGCAAAGCCTTGGGCTGACCTTTAATGATTATGAATGAGTTTGGCATTTTACAATCCATGATTACACCTTCTTCTTAGCGTCCTCTTCTATCATCTTGATAGAATCAAGATTCGCCAGTTCCACTGCTGTCGCCACCATCCGAATCGTCATTCAGATTTTTCAACCGCTTCACGGGTTTCGACGCACTTGTCTTTTGCCCTCTTGACGAACTTGTAAGAATTCCTTTCGAGTTCCCTCTTCGCTCAATTCCTTAAGCGAGTATTCACACTCACCCTGCCTTCCTCATCCTTATACAGTATCAGTTTATTCTCTTTGTCCATCTTTCGTATAACGCGTTTAATCCGTTCTGTATTACATCTTATTGCGCTCTTTGAGATGCTCAGGCGAGCAGAGCTCGGAGTTTTTCTTCCAACATCCATCTCACACCTTTTAGCCTCCTTCCTGCGAATCAAAGCGCTTATCCCTGAGATCCTGCAGTCCCTGATGATTCTGTCATTCCACAATCTCCCAATGACCGCTATAACCACTACCCACATAACGGATATGCGGCATTTTGGCAAGATGACGCTTGATAGTTTTTGAACTTCGATTACTCAATTTGGCCAAATCTCCTGTTGAGATTTGAGGGTTATTTCGGATCTGTTTCTCTATCCAATCATCAAGTTCATTATCTTGAGGGACATCTTGAGGGACACCCTTTACAGGCCTCTTAAATATCACTACAACAAAGCCACCATTGACTGTCCATGTTGGCGCTGCTACACCTCTCTTCTGGCAAGCCTCCATGATGCGCTTCACCCCCGAGCCCCAGTTCTCAATATATGTTGTACTATATAGCACTGTATCAGTTCCTTCAGTTCATCTATTGTAAGTGCCATATATTCTTATAACGTTTTTATTCCGTTCTTATTTCCGTGTCTTCGAAGTCCGTAAATCCGTAATACTTTCAGCCATCTTCAGCGGATCAAGGAACCGTCCCGTAATTCTGCACATTCTTATTCTCTTTCCGTTTCATCTTTTCAAATATTACCTTTCGTAATCCTAAGCTTGATTCGATTGTCATATTGGGAGAAGATAACATTATTATCCACATCCAATTCATTCTTTGCGACAAATTCATTATACGAAAGGTTCGGAGCATCCCCTATTATAGCTTGACTTTTATACTCAGAATGTCTCTCAACCGTTGAACTGATTAGCCTCAATATAATCTCCCTTATGAGTTCTGAAAGTAGGACATAATCGTAGTAATCATTTAATACTGCATCGTGTACTAAAGTGTTCCTAACCCCTTTGATGAGACACTTTATTTCTTTTGTCTGTTGGATGTTTAGCTCATCAAGAATAAGATAAAACTTAGATGTTGCAGTACTAACATCATTAAGTTTGTTTATTGCATTCTTAAAACTTTTTTTATTATCAACAGGAATATCATCATGTCTTTCAAGTAAATCTATGTACTGCTCTTTTATATCCTCAAAAGTATCTGGTGAGATTTTTGTTGGTGTTTTCTTTTCCTTTTTATGTATGCTGATGTATTTTTTGCATAATCCTTCCAACACCAATATAAGAATAAATGCACTATCTTCGCAATAGAGTAGTTGTTGAGCAGAACATAGGTGATAGACGAACTTGTTGAGATCTAGCAAATGATTCCACCTGACATAATTGTCAAATTCAAAAAGAATAGGGGCAGGCCGAAATACATTTGCGTTTCCACACGCATAATATGAACGTCCCGTGTTTTCGGTTCTGTTATACGAGTATATTCTAAAGAAGCCATTATAATATTCTTTGGTAATTTGTACCTGCGCCCCATTAATTAGAGATAAGTATCCAGCTAATGAGTAGCGAAATAATTGAAACAAGTCTAATGTCAGAGTATTGTGCTCAACAGTTTCATTAATGGGGAAAGTTGCAAACATTACACTTGTCTCAGCATCTTTTTGTATATGAATATCAAACGGTGCGTCATTAACCATCAGACTTGTTACTGGCCATGATGGAATAAGCAAATCTAAACCCCAGAAATCAATTCTCAACAATTGTATAGGCGAGAGATCTTTATCTTTATCTTTTTGATAAGAATAAAAAACATCCTCTTCATGAACAGTAATATAGTCAAAACACTTAAATGTCACCTTCTTCTCCTTGGTTGACATTTTTGTATATGCCATGAAGGGTATTTCTATTTCAATATCATCGAAAGACGACATTTTTGCACTCGCAGGACAACCTAAACTATTGTAGTTAAAGAGGACGAAATCCTCATCATTGAAAATATGAGTTTCAAGGTACAATATTCCACAATCATCCATTACTCTACCAAACTCACATTCCATTTCCCTATAAGGTTCATGCGATTCACGGTCGAGTAAAGAAAGCTCAATTTTACGGACTTTGTATAGTTCTTTCATAATGGAGATTGAATATTGATTCGCATTTCGTTTTTATAGAATATTATACCCCTCCGGCACCAGATGCAGCTTGTTGATTGACTCATAGGCAGAAGAAAGGGAATCATATACCTTCAGCACGTCGTTGTAATCCCAATACTTCAAGTCATCACGAATTGCTTTCACGCTGGCTGCTTCTTTCTTGATTTTCTCTATCTGCTTGGCATCCGATACTGCCACAATACCCTGAACTGACGGGTTGTTCTTTGCCCTCATCAAGTTCATCAACAGGCTGTCGATACTGCCGTTTGTCTGTACTTCAAAGACGTATGTCACGCGCCCCATATTACCTACTGACACTTCCCAGATGGCATCAACAACAGCACCGTCGGCAACCTTCTTCTCTCTATAAGCCTTAAAGCCGAGGAATGAACCAATGTCGCAGATACGGTCGCGCACATCATTATGCACAAAGGTCTTCTGCTTCTCCGTCTCAGGTTTTTCTTCTTCAATTACTTCATCTATAGGAATATCTATCTGCAACTCTTGCCAATAGAAGTAATCCAAGGCAAGC
Proteins encoded in this region:
- a CDS encoding AAA domain-containing protein, producing MDCKMPNSFIIIKGQPKALQIEQFQMGGNGVYDVKFKSSPRTYHYRYNDVVWLKDAVWHDHLYCKVYIGGREQHNVEDIRSFQHGEQTHWRITFNNGYVQDYLHGSIHVVESCLADDIANNAFEFLKRIAQVNELGKDEEHGGILPALYEKIDFIDKELAAVPYLNPNVYHVKRHRVSDLIFPFGCNSSQEKAVTAAFENQISVIQGPPGTGKTQTILNIIANILVQGKTVMVVSNNNSATANVLEKLQKYGLDFIVASLGKRENKEVFVNNQPVVPDELQTWSLSMTDSFQEKRRVGDTLKQLRKVFDLQESLASTKQELKAIELEWEHFKQDNQIDEEIYSPKRTAKSQRIMNLWFRYQAYAEGDAVTSSTFGQFVERIKWVWMNFARKYLLGVKSPLDRNNILPTILELQALYYIVRIKELTVLIDSHTSQLASYNAKALSSALTDHSMAVLKNSLNGKYSKNQRRVFNDVKELHLHAEELLNQYPVVLSTTFSARTSVPDMVYDYLIMDEASQVSIETGALALTCARNAVIVGDTLQLPNVVTDEDKLKLDTIFKEYKVLEGYNCAKYSFLQSVCAVMPNVKQTLLREHYRCHPKIINFCNQRFYGGNLLIVTEDNDEPNVLTAIKTAPGHHTRGHYNQREIDVVKEEIMPNLQDETDIGIITPYNQQVNEFNHQIPTIEAATIHKYQGREKDTIIMSVVDDEISEFADDPNLLNVAISRAKKHFYLVVSGNEQERKGNITEFIDYIAYNNFSVTESKISSIFDYLYSQYTAERMAFLAGHRNISEYDSENLTFSLIENILREYPEYSHLGVFCHTPLRTIIRDWSLLNDEERKYISHYATHLDFLIVNHVSKKPLLAIETDGYNFHNEETAQHRRDEMKDHILEVYGLPLLRLSTTGSGEKHKIINALKDHILHAISVKIHNNCEDGDKFL
- a CDS encoding ATP-binding protein — translated: MLYSTTYIENWGSGVKRIMEACQKRGVAAPTWTVNGGFVVVIFKRPVKGVPQDVPQDNELDDWIEKQIRNNPQISTGDLAKLSNRSSKTIKRHLAKMPHIRYVGSGYSGHWEIVE